One stretch of Candidatus Microthrix parvicella Bio17-1 DNA includes these proteins:
- a CDS encoding DUF4143 domain-containing protein, giving the protein MTESMRIGWPTVGGIIERIQVEIDGQVDRLAGLERIEIDATSYKRQTWNGAELARSLAVSEPTVRRYLDALSDALVFRQLQPWHTNVGKRQVRSPKVHVRDSGLLHRRRGRDTQ; this is encoded by the coding sequence GTGACCGAGTCGATGCGGATCGGCTGGCCGACGGTTGGTGGGATTATCGAACGGATCCAGGTCGAGATCGACGGGCAGGTTGACCGGCTCGCAGGGCTCGAACGGATCGAGATCGACGCGACCTCCTACAAGCGCCAGACCTGGAATGGTGCCGAGCTGGCCCGCAGCCTCGCCGTTTCAGAGCCCACAGTCCGCCGCTATCTGGACGCGTTGTCCGACGCGCTCGTCTTCCGGCAGCTCCAACCGTGGCATACCAATGTCGGCAAGCGTCAAGTGCGGTCGCCGAAGGTGCATGTCCGCGACAGTGGGCTCTTGCATCGTCGGCGCGGCCGAGATACTCAGTGA